GATCTGAAAATCCTCGTCGATCAGGGACGCTTCCGCGCGGACCTCTACTACCGGCTCAACGTGATTCCCGTCGACATCCCGCCCTTGCGCGAGAGGGCCGACGACATTCCCCTGCTCGTGCAACACCTGCTCGACCGTTACGCGCCTGATGCACGTGTATCGTTTTCCGAAGACGCACTTGCCGCGATGCGGCGCTACGCGTGGCCCGGCAACATCCGTGAATTGCGCAACATCGTGCAGCGGTTGGCAGTGTTTGCCGACGACACCGTCGAGGTGGCCGATCTTCCCGCCGAAATACGAGGCGACACGCACTGCGAGAGCGGCACAGCCGAATGTGAACGCTGCTTCGCCGAAGGCGACATGTCGATGGATGAGGTGACGATGTGCCTCGAGAGTACGCTGATACGCAACGCACTGCGCGATCACGAGGGAAATGTTGCGCGCGCCGCGAAACTGCTCCGTATCCATCCCTCCACACTGCGCGACAAGATGCGCAAACACGGAATCCGTTCGGCGGACAAGGAGTAAGCGCACGGAAACCCGTGCCACGAGACACGGATTTCCGAACATGTCACATGGGCCGGAGCCTGTTCCGGTCCATATGAGCCGATTCGTCTCATGGCATGATGGTTGCAATTCTTCGCTGTGTGCGTGAGCACATCACCGAACAGCAACCATACACGACTTCCAACATGCCCTCGACCTGCACCTTCCGCTTCATCGGCGACGTTGTGGAAACATCCCACGACGGCGGACACTGCTTCGCCAAAATTTCCATCACGCAGATCTGCATCGAACTCCCGGCCGAGGATTGCGGCATGGTGCACCTCGGCGACACCGTCGCCTTCGAAACGGGAATCGAGACGCAGGACTGCCGCCGCATTCCCGGTATCACCGTCCTCGCGGGCGGAGGAACGGGTCTGCTGACACAGCGGTGACACCACGCGCCCTGCATCACGCGCCGCACCGTATCTCTTCGCTCACCCATCACAACGAGGAACACAGACGATGAAATCCCACCGATACGTCCTGCTCACGGCGCTGTTCGCCCTGGCCGCTTTCTCACACAGCGCCAGTGCGCAGAGCTACGTCCTCATCGGATGGAACGATCTCGGCATGCATTGCTCGAATCGCGACTTCTCGAAAATCGCCATACTGCCCCCGTACAACAACGTTCATGCGCAGCTCGTGTACAAGGGCGAAGGCGGTAAACCGGTGATGCTCACCACGGGGTACACCGTTAACTACGCCATCCCAGGCAACACCTTTTCCGTCGGTAAAACAAATTTCTGGACCTATGCGCAGACGCTGTTCGGGCTCGCAGCACCGCTACCTCCGAACGTGGGGTTGACGGGCAACGGACTCTCCGGCGGAATGAAAATCGAAGGAAA
This is a stretch of genomic DNA from Ignavibacteriota bacterium. It encodes these proteins:
- a CDS encoding sigma-54-dependent Fis family transcriptional regulator; translated protein: MALWHSPDAATGVVKMEKKAGRRDVLLVTQNERMRGILTRLETIAASDRTVLLIGETGVGKEIFSDFLHYNSARAGKSFVKIGLANVPTELLESELFGHEKGSFTSAEDARKGLFEIATGGTVFLDDIDDVPLHIQKKLLRVLESQELMRIGGSVTIPIDIRLIAATKVDLKILVDQGRFRADLYYRLNVIPVDIPPLRERADDIPLLVQHLLDRYAPDARVSFSEDALAAMRRYAWPGNIRELRNIVQRLAVFADDTVEVADLPAEIRGDTHCESGTAECERCFAEGDMSMDEVTMCLESTLIRNALRDHEGNVARAAKLLRIHPSTLRDKMRKHGIRSADKE